The following proteins come from a genomic window of Trueperaceae bacterium:
- a CDS encoding fumarylacetoacetate hydrolase family protein: MRFATIRNNGKEEAAVVTGRGVVPVSTVNAHHGTSWPNDLLSLVQRGLSPRLVEQARDLPVLDEETTTFCPLYRHPKKIWGIGLNYKAHADDLGAPYPTEPASFIKGEQTIIGQGDKILLPPQSERVTAEAELGVVIGRECRHVSSDEVTDYIAGVCLVIDMTAEDILQRNPRFLTRAKNFNTFFSFGPQLVTLDEIGDISKLKVGTYKNGRLHRENVVSDMAFPPFELVSFHSHVATLFPGDIISTGTPGAVVIENGDVAECRIEGLGRLTNPVRRMS; encoded by the coding sequence ATGCGCTTCGCAACGATACGCAACAACGGCAAGGAAGAGGCCGCCGTCGTAACCGGTCGCGGTGTCGTCCCTGTCAGCACCGTCAACGCCCACCACGGCACTTCCTGGCCAAACGACCTGCTCTCGCTCGTACAGAGGGGGTTGAGCCCGCGGCTGGTGGAGCAGGCTCGTGATCTGCCGGTGCTCGACGAGGAGACGACGACCTTCTGCCCGCTCTACCGCCACCCTAAGAAGATCTGGGGCATCGGCCTCAACTACAAGGCGCACGCCGACGACCTCGGCGCCCCCTACCCCACCGAGCCGGCGAGCTTCATCAAGGGCGAGCAGACGATCATCGGCCAGGGGGACAAGATACTGCTGCCGCCCCAGTCCGAGCGGGTGACCGCCGAGGCGGAACTGGGCGTGGTCATCGGTCGCGAATGCCGCCACGTGAGCAGTGACGAGGTGACCGACTACATCGCCGGCGTGTGCCTGGTAATCGACATGACGGCGGAGGACATCCTCCAACGCAACCCGCGCTTCCTCACCCGGGCGAAGAACTTCAACACGTTCTTCTCGTTCGGGCCCCAGCTGGTCACGCTCGACGAGATCGGTGATATCTCGAAACTGAAGGTGGGAACCTACAAGAACGGCCGGCTCCACCGTGAGAACGTGGTCTCGGACATGGCCTTCCCGCCGTTCGAGCTGGTCTCGTTCCACTCCCACGTGGCCACCCTCTTCCCGGGTGACATCATCAGCACCGGAACTCCCGGCGCGGTGGTGATCGAGAACGGCGACGTCGCCGAGTGCCGGATCGAAGGTCTGGGCCGGCTGACCAACCCGGTGCGGAGGATGTCGTAG
- the mgrA gene encoding L-glyceraldehyde 3-phosphate reductase, with product MADEPYIPAADRYERMTYNRTGRSGLKLPALSLGLWHNFGGTSSFERGREMIRRAFDLGITHFDLANNYGPPPGSAEENFGEIMRKDLRPFREELVVSTKAGYLMHPGPYGEWGSRKYLLSSLDASLRRMGLDHVDIFYSHRFDPETPLEETMGALASAVQQGKALYVGISSYSAAKTREAVALLSEMGVRCLIHQPSYSMLNRWIEGELLDTLGELGVGCIAFSPLAQGMLTPKYLHGVPEGARANNAPSFRTSQFLNEENLRRIRGLDEIARRRGQSLAQMALAWVLRDERVTSALIGASRPEQIDENVRALENGEFSQEELNEIDRFAQEGDVNIWRQSSEAG from the coding sequence ATGGCCGACGAACCTTACATACCAGCAGCAGACAGATACGAGCGCATGACCTACAACCGGACGGGCCGGAGCGGGCTCAAGCTGCCGGCACTGTCGCTGGGCCTATGGCACAACTTCGGGGGAACCAGCAGCTTCGAACGCGGCCGGGAGATGATCCGGCGAGCCTTCGACCTGGGCATCACCCACTTCGACCTGGCCAACAACTACGGGCCGCCGCCCGGGTCCGCCGAGGAGAACTTCGGCGAGATCATGAGGAAGGACCTGCGCCCCTTCAGGGAGGAGCTGGTCGTATCGACCAAGGCTGGTTACCTGATGCACCCGGGACCTTACGGCGAGTGGGGCTCCCGCAAGTACCTCCTCTCCAGCCTCGACGCCAGCCTCCGCCGCATGGGTCTCGACCACGTGGACATCTTCTACTCGCACCGGTTCGACCCCGAAACACCCCTGGAGGAGACCATGGGGGCGTTGGCGAGTGCTGTGCAGCAGGGCAAGGCGCTCTACGTGGGCATCTCCTCCTACTCGGCGGCCAAGACTCGGGAGGCGGTCGCTCTGCTCTCGGAGATGGGGGTACGTTGCCTCATCCACCAGCCTTCCTATTCGATGCTCAACCGCTGGATCGAAGGGGAGCTGCTCGACACGCTGGGGGAGCTTGGCGTGGGCTGCATCGCCTTCTCGCCACTAGCCCAGGGGATGCTCACCCCTAAATACCTGCACGGGGTGCCGGAGGGGGCCAGGGCCAACAACGCCCCCAGCTTCAGGACCTCCCAGTTCCTGAACGAGGAGAACCTGCGGAGGATCCGCGGGCTCGACGAGATCGCCAGGCGCCGCGGGCAGAGCCTCGCGCAGATGGCCCTCGCCTGGGTACTGCGCGACGAACGCGTAACCTCTGCCCTCATCGGAGCGAGCAGACCGGAGCAGATCGACGAGAACGTGCGGGCGCTGGAGAACGGCGAGTTCAGCCAGGAGGAGCTGAACGAGATCGATCGTTTCGCCCAGGAGGGTGACGTGAACATCTGGAGGCAGTCGAGCGAGGCCGGTTGA
- a CDS encoding DUF2277 domain-containing protein — protein sequence MCRNIRTLYNFEPPATDEEVRLASLQFVRKVSGFTRPSKVNEEAFDLAVGRISAVVRELLDSLETSAPPKDREEEAAKARAKAAVRYGQAPG from the coding sequence ATGTGCAGGAACATCAGGACGCTCTACAACTTCGAGCCGCCGGCGACCGACGAGGAAGTGCGGCTGGCGTCGCTGCAGTTCGTACGCAAGGTGAGCGGCTTCACCAGGCCGTCGAAGGTGAACGAGGAGGCTTTCGACCTCGCCGTGGGCCGGATCAGCGCGGTCGTCAGGGAACTGCTCGACTCGCTCGAGACGAGCGCGCCCCCCAAGGACAGGGAGGAGGAAGCCGCCAAGGCGCGAGCCAAGGCGGCGGTCCGCTACGGGCAGGCGCCAGGGTAG
- the ppsA gene encoding phosphoenolpyruvate synthase, whose protein sequence is MVYIRRFDELGMTDIEEVGGKNASIGEMIANLQGAGVRVPSGFATTASAFREFLAQDDLDRRIEERLRTLDVADVVALAEAGRSIREAIEQAPLPAGLERAVREAYAELEREGPVDLSVAVRSSATAEDLPEASFAGQQETILNVRGVENVLASIRSVFASLFTDRAIAYRVHHDFDHAEVALSAGVQRMVRSDLGASGVAFTLDTESGFRDAVFVTAAYGLGELLVQGAVDPDEFYLYKPALRRGDRALLSRRLGNKRQRMIYARDGGGTVETAEVPREQQLLFALTDEELAELGRQALAIEEHYRRPMDIEWAKDGLDGKIYILQARPETVQSREGQVLERFRMLERTPVVARGRAVGSRIATGPARVISDPREMSRVRDGDVLVADMTDPDWEPVMKRAAAIVTNRGGRTCHAAIIAREMGVPAVVGCGDATSRLRDGGDVTVCCAEGDEGLVFAGRPRFERSTVELGRMPELPVDIMMNVATPERAFAFAGLPHRGVGLARIEFVVNNAIGVHPQALLDYPDLPEEVRDEVAQRIAPYGSAREFFVGKLAEGVATIAAAFAPQPVIVRLSDFKSNEYAHLLGGDRYEPTEENPMIGFRGASRYRSAAFAPCFAMECEALRRVRDEMGLTNVKVMVPFVRAVSELDEVLEIMAGHGLQRGVNGLEVIMMCEVPSNAVLADAFLERVDGFSIGSNDLTQLTLAIDRDSGLVADLFDEQDPAVLALLEAAIGACKRAGKYVGICGQGPSDHPEFARWLLERGIDSISLNPDTVLETWLYLAGEGEEQPETTT, encoded by the coding sequence GTGGTCTACATACGCCGTTTCGACGAGCTGGGCATGACCGACATCGAGGAGGTAGGCGGCAAGAACGCCTCGATCGGCGAGATGATCGCCAACCTGCAGGGGGCCGGAGTTCGTGTGCCCTCCGGTTTCGCAACGACCGCCTCGGCGTTCCGTGAGTTCCTGGCGCAAGACGACCTCGATCGCCGGATAGAGGAACGTTTGCGTACGCTCGATGTGGCCGACGTGGTGGCGTTGGCGGAGGCGGGACGCTCGATACGGGAGGCGATCGAACAGGCGCCGCTCCCGGCGGGTCTCGAGCGGGCCGTAAGGGAAGCGTACGCCGAACTCGAGCGGGAAGGACCGGTGGACCTGTCGGTTGCCGTCCGCTCCTCGGCAACCGCCGAGGACCTGCCCGAGGCTTCGTTCGCCGGTCAGCAGGAGACGATCCTGAACGTTCGCGGGGTAGAGAACGTGCTCGCTTCCATCCGCTCCGTTTTCGCCTCGCTGTTCACCGACCGAGCAATCGCCTACCGCGTGCACCACGACTTCGATCACGCCGAGGTCGCCCTGTCGGCCGGAGTCCAGCGGATGGTGCGCAGCGACCTGGGAGCGAGCGGAGTCGCCTTCACCCTCGACACCGAGTCGGGCTTCCGCGACGCGGTCTTCGTCACCGCTGCCTACGGATTGGGCGAACTGCTGGTGCAAGGCGCGGTGGACCCGGACGAGTTCTACCTGTACAAGCCCGCCCTGCGGAGGGGTGACCGGGCGCTGCTCTCCAGGCGACTGGGCAACAAGCGGCAGAGGATGATCTACGCGCGCGACGGCGGCGGGACCGTCGAAACCGCCGAGGTCCCCCGCGAGCAGCAGCTCCTGTTCGCCCTAACCGACGAGGAGCTGGCCGAACTGGGCCGCCAGGCCCTGGCAATCGAGGAACACTACCGCCGCCCGATGGACATCGAGTGGGCAAAGGACGGCCTCGACGGGAAGATCTACATCCTCCAGGCGCGGCCCGAGACGGTGCAGAGCCGAGAGGGTCAGGTGCTCGAGCGGTTCCGGATGCTCGAGCGCACCCCGGTCGTCGCCCGAGGGCGCGCGGTCGGCTCGCGGATCGCGACGGGACCGGCCCGGGTGATCTCGGACCCGCGGGAGATGAGCCGGGTGCGAGACGGCGACGTCCTCGTGGCCGACATGACCGATCCCGACTGGGAACCGGTGATGAAACGTGCAGCGGCGATCGTCACCAACCGCGGCGGCAGGACCTGTCACGCCGCGATCATCGCCCGGGAGATGGGCGTGCCGGCGGTAGTGGGGTGCGGTGACGCCACCTCGCGCCTGCGTGACGGCGGTGACGTTACCGTCTGCTGCGCCGAGGGGGACGAGGGGCTGGTCTTCGCCGGCAGGCCGCGCTTCGAAAGGAGCACGGTGGAGCTCGGGCGGATGCCGGAGCTGCCTGTCGATATCATGATGAACGTCGCCACGCCCGAGCGGGCGTTCGCCTTCGCCGGCCTGCCCCACCGAGGTGTGGGCCTCGCCCGGATCGAGTTCGTCGTCAACAACGCCATCGGCGTTCACCCGCAGGCTCTCCTCGACTATCCCGACCTGCCGGAGGAGGTGCGTGACGAAGTGGCACAGCGAATCGCACCCTATGGTTCGGCGAGGGAGTTCTTCGTCGGCAAGCTAGCCGAGGGCGTTGCCACTATCGCCGCAGCCTTCGCCCCGCAGCCGGTGATCGTGCGACTCTCCGACTTCAAGTCGAACGAGTATGCCCACCTGCTGGGCGGCGACCGCTACGAACCGACGGAGGAGAACCCGATGATCGGCTTCCGCGGCGCCTCCCGTTACCGCTCGGCCGCGTTCGCCCCCTGTTTCGCGATGGAGTGCGAGGCGTTGCGGCGGGTCCGCGACGAGATGGGCCTCACCAACGTGAAGGTGATGGTGCCGTTCGTGCGGGCCGTGAGCGAGCTCGACGAGGTACTCGAGATCATGGCGGGTCACGGCCTGCAACGCGGGGTCAACGGCCTCGAGGTGATCATGATGTGTGAGGTCCCGTCGAACGCCGTCCTGGCGGACGCCTTCCTCGAGCGCGTCGACGGCTTCTCGATCGGCTCGAACGACCTCACGCAGTTGACCCTCGCCATCGACCGCGATTCCGGGCTGGTAGCCGACCTCTTCGACGAGCAGGACCCGGCGGTGCTGGCTCTGCTGGAGGCGGCGATCGGCGCCTGCAAGCGGGCAGGGAAGTACGTGGGCATCTGCGGTCAGGGGCCGTCGGACCATCCCGAGTTCGCCCGCTGGCTGCTCGAGCGCGGGATCGACTCGATCTCACTCAACCCCGATACCGTCCTGGAGACCTGGCTCTACCTGGCCGGCGAGGGGGAGGAGCAGCCGGAGACGACTACCTGA
- a CDS encoding pyruvate, water dikinase regulatory protein, which produces MLKVYFVSDHTGVTAEMLGRSLLSRFDDLEARLVTRSFVDSIEKAKVLVDEINRSEHPALVVSSISKAEVRTQIEEAEALVLDLFGAFLEPLASFLGREPHQRVGSFHGLRNVARYQERIDAVEFAVGTDDGLGTNNYDKADVILVGISRVGKTPTCLYLAMHYGLYAANYPLADEDFERHDLPLPLMPYREKLYGLTIDPLRLQQIREARRGGSEYASLQRCRYEVARAESLFRLVGLAYTNTTVVSVEEIAAGLMQDDRLELRRGRTREL; this is translated from the coding sequence GTGTTGAAGGTTTACTTCGTTTCCGACCACACGGGCGTCACCGCCGAGATGCTGGGCCGCAGCCTGCTCTCCCGCTTCGACGATCTCGAGGCGCGCCTGGTCACCCGCTCCTTCGTCGACAGCATCGAGAAGGCCAAGGTTCTGGTCGACGAGATCAACCGGTCCGAGCACCCCGCCCTCGTCGTCTCGAGCATCTCCAAGGCCGAGGTTCGGACCCAGATCGAGGAGGCCGAAGCGTTGGTGCTCGACCTGTTCGGCGCCTTCCTCGAGCCGCTGGCCTCGTTCCTGGGCCGCGAACCCCATCAACGGGTAGGGAGCTTCCACGGGCTGCGGAACGTGGCCCGCTACCAGGAGCGGATAGACGCGGTGGAGTTCGCGGTGGGGACCGACGACGGCCTGGGTACCAACAACTACGATAAGGCCGATGTCATCCTCGTCGGCATCTCTCGGGTGGGCAAAACGCCTACCTGTCTCTACCTGGCCATGCACTACGGCCTCTACGCCGCCAACTACCCGCTGGCTGACGAGGACTTCGAACGCCACGATCTGCCACTGCCTTTGATGCCGTACCGGGAGAAGCTCTACGGTCTGACCATCGACCCGTTGCGCCTCCAGCAGATCCGCGAGGCCAGGCGGGGCGGGAGCGAGTACGCCTCCCTGCAGAGGTGCCGCTACGAGGTCGCTCGCGCCGAGTCGCTCTTCCGCCTGGTGGGCCTCGCCTATACCAACACCACCGTCGTGTCGGTCGAAGAGATCGCTGCCGGCCTCATGCAGGACGACCGCCTGGAACTGCGGCGTGGACGGACGCGGGAGTTGTAG
- a CDS encoding VOC family protein, which translates to MATAHTYLNFPGNTEEAFEFYRSVFGGEFTSVVRFGDFGPANNGQLAEADRDKIMHIGLKIGENDMLMGTDAPESMGFKVTFGNNSYIYVEADSAGDAERLFGALSKGGKVEMELAKTEWAEKYGSFTDKFGVQWMISYTGDVQFGGY; encoded by the coding sequence ATGGCCACGGCACACACCTATCTCAACTTCCCCGGCAACACCGAAGAGGCGTTCGAGTTCTACAGGTCGGTATTCGGCGGCGAGTTCACCAGCGTCGTGCGCTTCGGCGACTTCGGGCCGGCGAACAACGGCCAACTGGCGGAGGCCGACCGGGACAAGATCATGCACATCGGGCTGAAGATCGGCGAGAACGACATGCTCATGGGCACCGACGCGCCGGAGTCGATGGGCTTCAAGGTAACCTTCGGCAACAACAGCTACATCTACGTGGAGGCCGACTCGGCGGGGGACGCCGAACGGCTGTTCGGAGCGCTGTCGAAGGGTGGCAAGGTCGAGATGGAGCTTGCCAAGACCGAGTGGGCAGAGAAGTACGGCTCATTCACCGACAAGTTCGGAGTGCAGTGGATGATCAGCTACACCGGGGACGTCCAGTTCGGCGGCTACTGA
- a CDS encoding aldo/keto reductase, translating into MTARMNRSDTFRLGGEQEIHRLGFGAMRVTGEGIWGSPADRSEAIRVIRRAVELGVDFIDTADSYGPNVSEELIAEALHPYPDGLIIATKGGLLRPGPGKWEPDGRPEHLREALEGSLGRLRVERIDLYQFHRPDPKVPFEESVGAIAEWQREGLIRFVGLSNVSVEQLETALQITDIVSVQNRYSLEQRGSQAVLERCQELGVGFIPWGPLDAGKLQGAVEEIASRHDATPAQVAIAWLLQSSPVQLPIPGTSKVSHLEENIAASGLELSEEDIQELSD; encoded by the coding sequence ATGACGGCGAGAATGAACAGAAGCGATACCTTCCGTCTGGGCGGTGAACAGGAGATCCACCGCCTCGGCTTCGGCGCGATGAGAGTGACGGGCGAAGGGATCTGGGGCTCGCCCGCCGACCGTTCTGAAGCCATCCGGGTGATCCGCCGTGCGGTCGAGCTGGGAGTCGACTTCATCGACACGGCCGACTCGTACGGCCCAAACGTGAGCGAGGAACTCATAGCCGAAGCCCTGCACCCCTATCCAGACGGATTGATCATCGCCACCAAGGGTGGCCTGCTGAGGCCGGGACCGGGCAAGTGGGAGCCGGACGGCAGGCCCGAGCACCTGCGGGAGGCGCTCGAGGGCAGTCTAGGCCGGCTGCGCGTGGAGAGGATAGACCTCTACCAGTTCCACCGTCCCGATCCGAAGGTGCCGTTCGAGGAGTCGGTGGGCGCCATCGCCGAGTGGCAGCGGGAGGGGCTCATCCGCTTCGTCGGCCTGTCGAACGTGAGCGTCGAGCAGCTGGAAACCGCACTGCAGATAACGGACATCGTCTCGGTACAGAACCGGTACAGCCTGGAGCAGCGCGGCTCGCAGGCAGTGCTCGAGAGGTGCCAAGAGTTGGGTGTCGGCTTCATCCCCTGGGGCCCGCTCGATGCCGGCAAACTTCAGGGCGCGGTCGAGGAGATCGCTTCCCGCCACGACGCGACCCCGGCCCAGGTCGCTATCGCCTGGCTCCTGCAGAGCTCCCCGGTGCAGCTGCCCATCCCCGGCACTTCGAAAGTGTCCCATCTCGAGGAGAACATCGCGGCCAGCGGCCTCGAGCTCTCCGAGGAGGACATCCAGGAACTCTCCGACTGA
- a CDS encoding MDR family MFS transporter, whose protein sequence is MPELTRREKHLAFAGVLTVLFLASLNLTVVGTALPRIIAELEGFHLYAWAFTSFSLASTVTLPIYGRLSDIYGRRSILLFGIVLFSLSSVLSGFAQNMPQLIASRVLQGIGGGALMGMAWAAIGDIFSPRERAQYQGFNGAAFGISSVVGPIVGGLITDTLGWRWVFFVNVPVAIVAFIVISRYLPQGESQRGHGLDLAGSLLLVLGLVPLLLALTWGGVELPWRSAPILGLLLFSAGSIALFGWRQARTSSPILAPALFRDPTFNVANATSFLTGVGLFGAVIYLPLFVQGVQGGSAAASGFALAPLMFGMIISSTASGILVTRTGRYKPYILGGLGVMAFGFYLASTMGSQTPTWHTVIYMVVLGLGIGPTNSLLILAVQNALPPNLLGTVTSANQFFRQIGGTIGVTLFGTLVTARVRRGLASSLPAELRALPRGVTEELADPNLLTNPEALDRARETVASLAGPGLFGPFIESLREALGSGLSLVFLTDLAVTVLGLLIGLWLPQRELRSVEIRTSAAPTDD, encoded by the coding sequence ATGCCGGAACTGACCCGCCGCGAGAAGCACCTGGCCTTCGCGGGCGTGCTGACGGTGCTCTTCCTCGCCTCTCTCAACCTCACCGTCGTGGGGACGGCCCTACCGAGGATCATCGCCGAGCTCGAAGGCTTCCACCTCTACGCCTGGGCGTTCACCAGCTTCTCGCTCGCCTCAACCGTAACCCTGCCCATCTACGGTCGGCTCAGCGACATCTACGGCCGCCGTTCGATCCTCCTCTTCGGCATCGTCCTCTTCTCCCTGAGCAGCGTTCTCTCGGGCTTCGCCCAGAACATGCCGCAGCTCATCGCCTCGAGGGTCCTCCAGGGGATCGGCGGGGGAGCGTTGATGGGGATGGCGTGGGCAGCAATCGGCGACATCTTCAGCCCCCGCGAACGCGCCCAGTACCAGGGCTTCAACGGGGCGGCGTTCGGTATCAGTTCGGTGGTGGGCCCCATCGTCGGCGGTCTCATAACCGACACCCTGGGCTGGCGATGGGTCTTCTTCGTAAACGTGCCGGTCGCGATCGTGGCCTTCATCGTGATAAGCCGCTACCTGCCTCAAGGCGAAAGCCAACGAGGTCACGGGCTGGACCTGGCGGGTAGCCTGCTGCTGGTCCTCGGCCTGGTTCCGTTGCTCCTCGCACTCACCTGGGGTGGCGTGGAGCTGCCCTGGAGGTCGGCACCGATCCTGGGCCTGCTCCTCTTCTCGGCAGGGAGCATCGCACTCTTCGGATGGCGCCAGGCCCGAACTTCCTCCCCGATTCTGGCGCCAGCCCTCTTCCGCGACCCAACCTTCAACGTCGCCAACGCCACCAGCTTCCTCACCGGCGTCGGCCTCTTCGGCGCCGTCATCTACCTGCCGCTCTTCGTGCAGGGCGTTCAGGGCGGCAGCGCCGCGGCCAGCGGCTTCGCCCTGGCTCCGCTCATGTTCGGGATGATCATCAGCAGCACAGCCTCCGGCATCCTCGTCACCCGTACCGGACGCTACAAGCCGTACATCCTGGGAGGCCTGGGGGTGATGGCGTTCGGCTTCTACCTCGCCAGCACCATGGGATCTCAGACGCCAACCTGGCACACGGTCATTTACATGGTCGTCCTGGGGCTGGGCATCGGTCCCACCAATTCGCTCCTGATCCTGGCGGTCCAGAACGCCTTGCCGCCGAACCTGCTGGGAACGGTCACCAGCGCCAATCAGTTCTTCCGCCAGATCGGGGGCACGATCGGCGTAACGCTCTTCGGCACCCTCGTAACAGCCAGGGTCCGCCGGGGACTGGCGTCTTCGCTGCCCGCCGAGCTGCGCGCCCTGCCTCGAGGCGTCACGGAGGAGCTGGCAGACCCCAACCTGCTCACCAACCCCGAAGCGCTCGATCGGGCCCGGGAGACCGTCGCTTCGCTGGCCGGCCCGGGCCTATTCGGTCCATTCATAGAGAGCCTGCGCGAGGCCTTGGGGTCGGGCCTCAGCCTGGTGTTCCTCACCGACCTCGCCGTGACCGTCCTGGGCCTGCTCATAGGCCTGTGGCTGCCGCAACGTGAACTGAGGAGCGTCGAAATCCGCACCAGTGCTGCGCCAACGGATGACTGA
- a CDS encoding DinB family protein, with the protein MGPAPEVSLFAHSARIIRQTVEVNIEGISHPESLIAPRPAGSCANWILGHLAHSYEQTLPHLGQPKVVDNGTLERYRRGSDPIGEGSPACDFDELRRIFAESSDRIGAGLASLNDEALATTSNYFGGKSETTLAKFLNFIFFHQAYHAGQLGVLRRIVGKEGAIP; encoded by the coding sequence ATGGGACCGGCACCCGAAGTCAGCCTGTTCGCTCACAGTGCCCGCATCATCCGACAGACGGTCGAGGTCAACATCGAAGGCATCTCCCACCCCGAGAGCCTCATCGCACCACGGCCGGCCGGCAGCTGCGCGAACTGGATCCTTGGCCACCTGGCACACAGCTACGAACAGACGCTCCCCCACCTCGGTCAGCCGAAGGTCGTGGATAACGGCACGCTGGAACGCTACCGCCGCGGATCGGACCCGATCGGCGAAGGTTCGCCGGCATGCGACTTCGATGAGCTGCGCCGTATCTTCGCCGAGTCCAGCGACCGGATCGGAGCCGGACTGGCTTCGCTGAACGACGAGGCCCTGGCCACGACGAGCAACTACTTCGGCGGGAAGTCCGAGACTACACTGGCGAAGTTCCTGAACTTCATCTTCTTCCACCAGGCCTATCACGCCGGTCAACTGGGGGTGCTGCGCAGGATCGTGGGCAAGGAGGGCGCGATACCTTGA
- a CDS encoding MarR family transcriptional regulator, which yields MTERSDERLDRERGLEIARTCTYFNVRKATRILGDLFDDALRPHGLKGTQFSLLVAVSLAEGPTVGRLAEILAADRTTLTRTLAPLERDGLLESRPGEDKRERRLYLTAEGDRRLCEASSDWERAQQAIVEELGAGSWEDLMTGVRAVHGMGRTGETEAT from the coding sequence TTGACGGAGAGAAGCGACGAGCGGCTGGACCGTGAGCGCGGGCTAGAGATAGCCCGCACCTGCACCTACTTCAACGTTCGCAAGGCGACCCGGATCCTGGGCGACCTCTTCGACGACGCCTTGCGTCCGCACGGCCTGAAGGGTACCCAGTTCTCGCTGCTCGTGGCGGTGAGCCTGGCCGAAGGACCAACCGTCGGCCGACTCGCCGAGATCCTCGCCGCAGACCGGACCACCCTAACCCGCACTCTCGCTCCGCTCGAGCGCGACGGCCTGCTCGAGAGCCGACCGGGTGAAGACAAACGGGAGCGACGACTCTACCTCACCGCCGAAGGCGACCGCCGACTCTGTGAAGCCAGCAGCGATTGGGAGCGGGCACAGCAGGCGATCGTCGAGGAGCTGGGAGCCGGCTCCTGGGAGGACCTGATGACGGGCGTCCGGGCGGTGCACGGCATGGGGCGTACGGGGGAGACCGAGGCGACCTGA
- a CDS encoding DUF1697 domain-containing protein codes for MSDDRLFVFLRAVNLGRVNKVPMKQLVAEADAAGLGECRYLLQSGNLIFPGFTRDPVGLKSALERLILDRFAVTTAAVTRKPRELRRLVEANPYETPEGGSIQVAMWDEEPDAEGLAELASGDYGEDLLCLTEGAAIIRYASSSHRSKLSNSLIERRWRVASTLRNIRTLERLLDV; via the coding sequence GTGAGCGACGACCGGCTCTTCGTCTTCCTGCGGGCCGTCAACCTGGGCCGCGTCAACAAGGTGCCGATGAAGCAGCTCGTGGCCGAGGCAGACGCCGCCGGCCTCGGCGAGTGCCGTTACCTCTTGCAGAGTGGAAACCTGATCTTCCCCGGCTTCACCCGCGACCCAGTCGGCCTGAAGAGCGCGCTCGAGCGGCTGATCCTCGACCGCTTCGCGGTGACGACGGCGGCGGTGACGCGGAAGCCCCGAGAACTCCGCAGACTGGTCGAAGCCAACCCGTACGAAACCCCGGAAGGCGGCAGCATCCAGGTGGCGATGTGGGACGAGGAACCGGACGCCGAGGGTCTCGCGGAGCTGGCCTCAGGCGACTACGGCGAAGACCTCCTCTGCCTCACCGAAGGTGCCGCGATCATCAGGTACGCCAGCAGTTCGCACCGTTCGAAGCTGAGCAACAGCCTCATCGAGCGGAGGTGGCGAGTAGCCTCGACCCTCCGGAACATCAGGACGCTGGAGCGACTCCTGGACGTATAG
- a CDS encoding dihydrofolate reductase family protein, whose product MSKLRMRISVSLDGYVAGPNQSVEEPLGVGGEGLHEWVVPLQAWREPHGKEGGEVNASSAIFQESLENIGATLMGRNMFGGHPGDWDAQNPWKGWWGKKPPFHHPVFVVTHYPREPLELDDTTFTFVTGGIETALEEARKAAGGKDVALAGGADICNQYLAAGLVDEMLLHQVPILLGGGERLFERVGDDLHGLRLVRTVATPEVVHLKFAR is encoded by the coding sequence ATGTCGAAGTTGAGGATGCGAATCTCGGTATCGCTCGACGGTTACGTCGCCGGACCGAACCAGAGCGTCGAGGAACCCCTCGGGGTCGGCGGCGAGGGGCTACACGAGTGGGTGGTGCCCCTGCAGGCCTGGCGGGAGCCGCACGGCAAGGAGGGCGGAGAGGTCAACGCGAGCAGCGCCATCTTCCAGGAGTCGCTGGAGAACATCGGCGCGACGCTGATGGGCCGGAACATGTTCGGCGGACATCCCGGCGACTGGGACGCCCAGAATCCGTGGAAGGGCTGGTGGGGCAAGAAACCGCCCTTCCACCACCCGGTCTTCGTCGTCACCCACTATCCGCGCGAACCGCTCGAGCTCGACGACACCACCTTCACTTTCGTCACCGGAGGCATCGAAACCGCCCTGGAGGAGGCGCGGAAGGCTGCCGGAGGCAAGGACGTGGCCCTCGCCGGAGGCGCGGACATCTGCAACCAGTACCTCGCGGCCGGACTGGTGGACGAGATGCTGCTCCACCAGGTGCCTATCCTGCTAGGCGGCGGCGAGCGACTGTTCGAAAGGGTGGGAGACGATCTGCACGGGCTTCGGCTGGTCCGGACGGTCGCCACTCCCGAAGTCGTGCACTTGAAGTTCGCCCGCTGA